CTGTACGACTCCGTACGAAGACTCTCATTCACGGTACGCAATGAATCAATACTGCGCTTAAGCGCATCTGTTTCAACAAGGAGTTTCTTAACACCGATCACATTGCTCACGTAGAGCACCGTGAAGATGGCACTCACAAAGACCAACGCAAAGATGCTCCAACGGTTGAGGAGCCTGCGTTGCTTTACAAGTGCCGTTGGCTCCTTTGTCGGCAATAGCTCATCGATCGGCGGTTCGGGTATGATCCCCCGTGCTGCCATCAGCGAACCTCGGCTCCGGCGCCGATACCGGCATCGGATGGAGTGACCAATGTAAGCCTGCCGTCGGCGTTGGATGCCGCAAGAACCATACCCTGTGATTCCATGCCCATGAGCTTGGCGGGCTTGAGATTGGCAACAACAACAATGGTCTTGCCTATCAGATCCTCAGGCGCATAATGTTTTGCGATGCCGGCCAGGATCTGTCTGCGCTCTGTGCCGATGTCCACTTGAAGCTTGAGGAGTTTCTCCGACTTCGCAACACGCTCTGCTTCGATGATCACAGCGGTGCGCAACTTCACCTTTGAGAAATCATCGATCGTGATGCGGTCATCCTGCTCCTCGACTGCGCTCGGAGTGACGACTGCGCTCGGAGTGACGACTGCGCTCGGAGTGGTACCAACGAGTTTTTCGATCTCACGTTCAACCACTTCGTTCTCCACCTTCGTGAACAGGATTGTAGGCTCGGCAAGGGGCGATCCGGACGCCAATTGAAACTCGTGGGAATGCGACCAAAGATCCTTGCCTGTCTCACCCTCTTTTGGTGAGCCTACGTTCACAGGCAGACCCAACATGGACTGCATGGTAGCAGCTGCTACAGGACAGAACGGCGCAAAGACCACGGATAGCGTACGAATTGCCTGAAGACAGACGTTCATCGTGGCTGCGCAATCCGAAGGATCGCTCTTGATGGACTTCCACGGCGCTTTGTCGTTGAAGTACTTATTGGCAGCACGCGCAATGTTCATTGCCTCCGTTGCAGCGTCACGGAACCGGTAGGCATCAAGGTTGAGCCCAACAGCATTGTGTCCGTCACGCATCGCATCAAGCAAGACCTGCTCATGTTCACCGTGCTCAAAGCCGTCCGGCAAAACCGGAACAGTACCGGCAAAATTCTTCTGCACGAACTGCATCACACGGTTCACGTAATTGCCGAGGATCGCCGCCAGCTCGTTGTTCGTGCGTGCCTGGTAATCTCTCCACGTGAAGTCACTGTCCTTAGTCTCCGGCATGTTCATCGTAAGCACATAACGCACGATGTCTCTATGCTGCGCTTCGGGAAATGCAGCGAGATACTGCATCACATCAATGGCCCAGTTCCGACTCTTCGAAAACTTCTTTCCTTCGAGGTTGAGGAACTCATTGGCCGGTACGTTCTCCGGAAGAATGTATCCCTCTTCCTTACGCGTATTGAGAAGGATCGGAAAGATGATCGTGTGGAATACAATGTTGTCCTTACCAAGGAAGGCAGTGTATTCGGTGTTCGCGTCGCACCACCACCGGCGCCAGTCTTCCGGACGACCTTCGTTGATCGCCCATTGTTTCGTTATGGAGATGTAACCGAGTACCGCCTCGAACCAAACGTAGAGGACCTTTCCTTCGGCACCATCCACGGGGACCGGAATACCCCAAGTCATATCGCGCGTGGCAGAACGTTCTGCAAGACCTTGCTTCAGCCACGATCGGCTTTGCTGCAAGACGTTGTCCTTCCACTGTCCGGCATGGGACTCGATGTATTCTTCACACCATTGTTGGAACTCATTGAGCCGGAAGTACCAGTGTTTTGTCTTTCGTACTACCGGTGTTTTTCTGCTAACGAGAGAGCGTGGACTCTTCAGATCCAACTGATCGTAATAGGCACCGCAATTGTCACATTGATCTCCGCGCGCCTTGTCATATCCGCAGTTCGGACAGATGCCTTCTACATATCGGTCGGGAAGGAAGATCTTTGACTCATCATCATAGAACTGATCGTCCTCGCGTTCTACAAGGAGCCCCTTCTCCTTCCACACCAAGAAGAACTCTTGGGCTGTAGCGGCATGAAGTGGATTGGACGTGCGATCATAGAGATCGAATTCGATATCCAGGCCTTTCAGCGCGCGGGCATTTGCCTCATGATACCGGTCGATCACTTCTCGCGGTGTAATACCTTCCTTCTCTGCTGCAATGGTAATGGCCACGCCGTGTTCATCGGAGCCGCAGATGGAGAGTGTGTCTCGTCCGCGAAGTCTGCAATACCGTGCGTAGATATCTGCCGGAAGCGTAGAGCCCACAACGTTTCCGAGGTGGGTCACTCCACTTGCGTAAGGAAGTGCCGAAGTAATGAGGTAACGTTTCACAGGTTCCGGAAGTGAAATTCGATGGTGATGATGCTACTCGTACATCACAATGTCGGTAGCTATTCTCGTGGCTGTGGCATCGTCTGCAAGTTTTCGAATGAGCGCGAGACAGAATTCAAAGGCAGTACCTGCACCTCTGCTCGTAATGATCGTCCCGTCTGTCGCCACACGGTCAAGAGTGTAGTGATAGGGGGCAAACACATCCGCCGTTGATGGGTGCGACGTAACAATGGCACCGGCAGGTAGCAAGCCGAACTCATGCAGAACCATCGGCGCGGCACAGATCGCACCGATCAGA
This region of Ignavibacteria bacterium genomic DNA includes:
- the metG gene encoding methionine--tRNA ligase encodes the protein MKRYLITSALPYASGVTHLGNVVGSTLPADIYARYCRLRGRDTLSICGSDEHGVAITIAAEKEGITPREVIDRYHEANARALKGLDIEFDLYDRTSNPLHAATAQEFFLVWKEKGLLVEREDDQFYDDESKIFLPDRYVEGICPNCGYDKARGDQCDNCGAYYDQLDLKSPRSLVSRKTPVVRKTKHWYFRLNEFQQWCEEYIESHAGQWKDNVLQQSRSWLKQGLAERSATRDMTWGIPVPVDGAEGKVLYVWFEAVLGYISITKQWAINEGRPEDWRRWWCDANTEYTAFLGKDNIVFHTIIFPILLNTRKEEGYILPENVPANEFLNLEGKKFSKSRNWAIDVMQYLAAFPEAQHRDIVRYVLTMNMPETKDSDFTWRDYQARTNNELAAILGNYVNRVMQFVQKNFAGTVPVLPDGFEHGEHEQVLLDAMRDGHNAVGLNLDAYRFRDAATEAMNIARAANKYFNDKAPWKSIKSDPSDCAATMNVCLQAIRTLSVVFAPFCPVAAATMQSMLGLPVNVGSPKEGETGKDLWSHSHEFQLASGSPLAEPTILFTKVENEVVEREIEKLVGTTPSAVVTPSAVVTPSAVEEQDDRITIDDFSKVKLRTAVIIEAERVAKSEKLLKLQVDIGTERRQILAGIAKHYAPEDLIGKTIVVVANLKPAKLMGMESQGMVLAASNADGRLTLVTPSDAGIGAGAEVR
- a CDS encoding cell division protein FtsL, which produces MAARGIIPEPPIDELLPTKEPTALVKQRRLLNRWSIFALVFVSAIFTVLYVSNVIGVKKLLVETDALKRSIDSLRTVNESLRTESYRLQSAERITRIAQDKLGLIPPPKAPTVLEDTEQK